The sequence CGCTGGCGAAGCTGGAAGCCTTTTTATCCAAGTAGGAACACGAGCCGCCGGACATGGCGGCTCTTTTTTTTTAGACAGGGGGCGAGGCGGTTTGCAAGAGCGGGCGAGCCGAAGAGGCCCGAATTACGGGCTGCTCCGGCTATGCGGATGCGGCCAGAGGGCCTACACCGTCACGCTGATCATGGGGTTAACGGTGCGGGTCTGAAAGGCTTGCTGACTATAAGCGCCGGCGCGGAGGCGCTGCAGGTTCATGTTTTGGGAATAGTCTCCGGCGGGCCTGTACGGGGAGACGTGCTGAGTAAGATACTGAAGTTCCAGCTCCTGGGCGAAATCCTTGAGGATTTTTGGTGCGGGTTCGTCCAGGGAGATGTTTTGCGTACTCACGCTGACGCCGAGCTTGCCGAGCTGCATGGCGACGGTGCGGGTGGACACCTTGGCTAAGAGCATTTCCTTCGCGGCCCCGCCATTCCAATTCGCATCGGAGCCAAGGCTCTGACTGGAATATGAATTGAGGGGGGAGACGGTCATGGGGAAATCCTTCCTAAGTGGTGTTTTGCATATATTTACTAATAACCAAGTCTTTTGACAAGCATAAGAAAAATGCGGCCTTCCCGGTCACTTACGCTCTAAATTTTCCGGTTTCGGGACATGAAGGAGCCAGGCCACCGGGAACACAGATTCTTGCCGGCATCACCCGGCTGTTTCCGGACAAGGACGGCCAGAGTCTGGCGCAGAGGGCAAATCGTCCTGGGAAATTGCGGGACGGCCGGGGCTTCTCCAGCTTGTCACTTTCGTATTCTCCCGATACACAACCGGTTCCGGGCATTGGCTCGGAGCCGGTTGTTTGCGCTTTTGCGCACCGTGAATCCGTTACCGTTTTCCCGCATTGTCGATGGGAAATTTTAGGATAAGTTATGGCTCAATACGTTGGTGTTTCATTCAGACGCCAGGGACAAATATATTATTTTTTAGCTACGCCGTTTGTGCTCTCCATGCACGACATGGTCCTGGTCAAGACCGAGGAAGGGATCGGGTTCGGGGAGATCGTGGCCTTGCGCGACGACCTGCCCGAGGGCTTGGACCAGGAGTCGGTCAAGCCGATCTACCGCCCGGCCACGGCCGAGGATGTGGAAATTGGACGCGAGAATGATGAATTGGCCAGGGACGCCCGCAAGTACTGCCAGAAATCCATGGCGCGGATGAATCTGGACATGAAGCTGGTGGACGTTGAGATCTACTTCGACAAAAGCAAGATGATCTTCTACTTCACGGCTCCGGGACGAGTCGATTTTCGGGAGCTGGTCAAGGATCTGGTGCGTAATTACCGCACCCGTATCGAGCTGCGCCAGATCGGCGTGCGCCATGAAACACAGATGATCGGGGCGCTCGGCAACTGCGGCCAGATGTGCTGCTGCCGCCGCTATCTGCGGCGCTTCGAGCCGGTGACCATCAAGATGGCCAAGGATCAGAACCTGTTCCTGAACCCGGCCAAGATTTCCGGGGTCTGCGGCCGTCTGCTGTGCTGCCTGGCCTACGAGAAAGAAAATTACGCGGATTTTCAGCGTCGCGCCCCCAAGCTGGGCCGTCGCTACATGACCACGCAGGGCCCCATGAAAACCTTGCGGGCCAATATGTTTCGGGATTCTGTAAGCGTCCTGAACGAAGTCGGGGATGAACTGGATTTTTCCCTGTCAGACTGGGCGGCCATGGTCCTGCCGGATCAGCCGCGCATGGCCGCGCGTGACGATGCCCCCGAAGACGTGCCGGCCGAACTGGCCGCGCTCATGGACCCGGAGGTCAGGAACAAGAGTTCCCAATCGGACCGCAGGACCAAACCCCCACGCAGGGAACAGCGTTCCCGTCCAGGGGGCGAACGACCCCCTGGCCCCAGACCGGATCGTGCTGACCGTTCAGAGCGGCCTGAGCGCTCCGACCGCCCCGATCGTCCTGAGCGCTCCGATCGTTCCGACCGTCCTGAACGTGGTCCGTCCCGTCACAAAAACGATGACGCATCCGCTGCTCCCGCTGCACCCGCCGCGTCCGCCGCAGTTGGCGATCGCCCCGAGAGCAGGCCGGAGAGTTCCGGTCCGCCGCGTGAGCGCAAGGAATATCGGCCCAGGGACAAGCGGCGCAAGCCAGGTTCCGGGCGCAAGGACCATTCATCCAAGCCCTCTGGGCAGCAATAAATTCCGGCAGACAAGGAGAACCGCTTGAAACCGTTTTTCATATCCACACCCATCTATTATGTGAATGCACGGCCCCATCTGGGGCACGGATATACGACCATTGTCGCCGACAGCGTGAGCCGTTTCCACCGCCTCAAGGGGGACGCGACGTTTTTTCTG is a genomic window of Desulfomicrobium baculatum DSM 4028 containing:
- the ricT gene encoding regulatory iron-sulfur-containing complex subunit RicT produces the protein MAQYVGVSFRRQGQIYYFLATPFVLSMHDMVLVKTEEGIGFGEIVALRDDLPEGLDQESVKPIYRPATAEDVEIGRENDELARDARKYCQKSMARMNLDMKLVDVEIYFDKSKMIFYFTAPGRVDFRELVKDLVRNYRTRIELRQIGVRHETQMIGALGNCGQMCCCRRYLRRFEPVTIKMAKDQNLFLNPAKISGVCGRLLCCLAYEKENYADFQRRAPKLGRRYMTTQGPMKTLRANMFRDSVSVLNEVGDELDFSLSDWAAMVLPDQPRMAARDDAPEDVPAELAALMDPEVRNKSSQSDRRTKPPRREQRSRPGGERPPGPRPDRADRSERPERSDRPDRPERSDRSDRPERGPSRHKNDDASAAPAAPAASAAVGDRPESRPESSGPPRERKEYRPRDKRRKPGSGRKDHSSKPSGQQ